ACATATGACGagcaggttttcttacgattGCCATTAACATCAGCATCTGCCGAAACATCTTTaccataatatttatgttattttatatattgtataatatataatataataattagttgttTTCGTGttacatttattgaatttagaagcattacacttaattATTGACAGAAACTAAgagttgtaaaattaaaaaaaaagttgtgcaaaatacaaaattttacaattactacaatttaatatgataaagtaATAACCGGGAGGTATCTATTCACTGCCATGGCGTACAATCGTATGTGAACTTACTAATTACATACTCTTTTGCACACAAACggtcctttatttattttctaatttaataacGAAGGCTGTTCGAAAACTTTCTGGAACCCTGTGTAAACAAAGCACCATACAAAAAAGTTAATGGCTCTGTGCAGTCGAGTATGAACTTTTTTATGTATCATAATATTCgtaattaacttattaatagTAAGACGAAACTACTTAAAATGActaacaatgaataaaaaactatttttcaatCCAAGTGAACAACACatgtatgttaattatattattccacgtatttctaacaaaaaacagcttaaaataatgattttttttatttactaaatttcaTTTGATATTGGCCGGTACTTTCTtagaaatagtaattaaatcaTACAACTATGATTTTAATGTGCTGACACTTAAGTGTAGCTTTAAAGCGAGTTGTTTTAATGATTTGAGATCAAATGCGACGGTGCCTGAGGTTCCGCAGAGTTAAACATtctgtaaaaatacattatttataaactataaagTTCTGTACTATACATTTTACaactaatatttatcaataaaatgcaATTTAGCCTATTAACAGACTTCAATATTtggattttctatttttaagttaattataagtATTGTACATTGAAAACAAAACCGCAAAGGTTTGACCAAAACGCAATAGTCCACTAACAAATTAAGTGTGCTTATAACAATTACCCTACAACAAAAAAAGTTCCATATTATACACGCATAAACCTTAtagtaagaattatattttattcattcataattaatcaaatataatttattcattcttttaattataatattaaaagtttgcTGGCTTGTAGTCTTGTACCTACTTGATATTATGGGAAGCTGAGACTCGCCACATATGTCTAAttctggttctcgatgtcaccgcctaactgtgacatcaattccatcgcgaacaaagaaatttggcaactcctttctttgtcgcacttccaaaaaatggtattccttaccagctcacgtattcccctcctcttacaacccgggttccttcaaacgaggcgtgaagaggcatcttgcgggccggcaaggcgaaggcggctagtgcagaacgtttttcccatctgtactggccgtcgtcgcgtttggactctactaccacttaccatcaggtggagtagagccatttgccctcccggcaaataaaaaaaaaaaaaatcttgcaaCTATTTATATGGAAGAATATAAACACAGTAGGTGGTATATAAATTTGCCGTTTCATATTATTAACTACCAATTAACTAAAATTAGTCTTGGGTTTTCATTTACAATTACTACTggtcgtagggctttgtgcaagctcgtctgggtaggtaccacccactcatcagatattctaccgcaaaacagcagtacttgatattggtgtgttccggtttgaagggtgagtgagccagtgtaattacaggcacaagggacataaaatcttagttcccaatgttggtggcgcattggctatgtaagcgatggttgacaattcttacaatgccaatgtctaaggttagagttggtgaccacttaccatcaggtggcccatatgctcgtccgccttctcattctataaaaataataataataataaaatagagttATAGTTAGTTAATAgttttctgaaataaaatattattattaaaaagtacttaaaacatttttatcattcTTTCACGTCTACAAAATTATTACTCGATATATATCTGCATTGCAAGTGTTATTGGAGTACTTCCAATGAGTCAGAGAGTCGTTAtcttataatttcttaatattgtgtaatatatagAAACCGCTACCGGTCTGACAAAAATCGAATACTGCCGCCGTGGGAACAAAATTACGTTTAATGTTcatgtattacaattttataataatattgcctACTAAAAACTATATGcagcaaatatttaaatgaatagaaATCACCAAATATGATTGTATACAATCAATGTAGATAGGGGGTTGCAATGCAATAGTTCGATCTCCTGGCATGTAACTCTCGAGTGTTCGAAGGTATGTAGTTTTCGCACGTGTGttggtattaattataaaaaagtagccttcGTTCTTCAAGTTCAAGCTTACTCCTCACCAATTTTggtattaaaatcggttcagtagtttagccgtTAAAGTGTAAGAGGCAGGCAAAGATGcctttttgatttataatattagtaaaggtatgattataaatgaataaatttatgcTGACGACCTTCTGATCGATTTAGGTCATGCCGGTTATTCTTAACGAAGATAAGCTCCGCAGGAGATATGTAAGTGCGTACATGTGTGCGCGCAAAAACaaatgcattctctattccatCACTATCCTAATTGAGCGATGACAAAGCAGTTGATTTCATGCCTGACTTATCTTCGTTtatgttggattgccgtcccatgctagaaattaaattttaaccgtTTCTAACCAATGCATATTGTctaatgttatgtatttttgaaaatattaaggaATTTATGAgaaaatttgatattaataacatttgtataaGGAATAAACATAGACCTTAGTCATTGTTACTCGACTGCATGAAGTAAATGTTTACGATTTCCAACatgatcccagaaaacgttatGCCTCAATTGCtagattagaaaaaataatattaaaggaaCATTTATGTGCaaacatttatgttattatacaattacaacTAATTGAGTATATGATACATAATTCATAAGTGCAGTTTCGAAATTAATCAATCGCTATTCTTATCGtagtaaaaaattcaaacaaaaattgacataaaaaaaataccggattattttcttttttggaCCCGCGATAGTTTTTGCATTAACTACTCAATAATTTCGccattaataaatgattttgaatGCAACTAAGTGCGACGTAATAGATAATGcacttatatttgaatatatacttgtgcattatatttcttttgtagTTAGCCGTTTTTACTGTTTGACTGCAGTTGCAGTTAATTAGAACATAAAatgtatagttaaataataataagcaaaataatataatactgtttaaatcaaaaaagtatttaagcaGGCTAACGAGAAACGCTATCAGCGCTTGCAAATATATCAGCCGAGACAAACGGACGTGAAACTCTGTATTTACTGTttcttaatatttcatttacataatacattaattgactgcctcgttggtctagtggcttgatataatcaggtcctgggttcaatccccaggtcgggccaataaaaagttattgggtttttctatcagaaaaattctcagtagcagctcggagtctggaagttggaagtgtatacactcccatgcctcggaaagcacgtaaaagccgttggtcctgcgcctgaactctttccggacgtgtcggattgccgtcccatcggattatgagagtgagagtaagagagggaaaagagagtgcacctgtgtttgcgcacacacttgtgcactataatatctcctgcgtattttgctaatctctcttgagattggccgccgtggccgaaatcggtctggagggcattattattattacattaattatttactacacAGTCCGACAGcatttcctattttttttttttttatatgccccgggatggcaaatgactctactttttataataaattacttcaatactgtaaatataatttccaGAGCGAATTCGTGTGACAACAGACCAAATGGTTGCCGAATATGAACCAGTTGACGAACACAGATTGAACAGCGCAACGGTTAGCAGAAAATCCGAGATGATACGAGATTGGTGTGACCAGAATAGTTTAGTGATTAACAAACTCTACCCTACGATACTGGGTGAGACATATCTACTTGAAAACGAGTCAGAGCCGTGGCGTAACACTGCTTTCAAACATATATTagacaatacaaataataatctgGACGAGACATCAAACACTTTTAAGACTTGCTTATCAACAAGAAGTGTACAAATAAGTGGTGTGCAGCCGTTAGAACAAACAATTGATAAAACTGGAGTATCTTGCCATTGTACAAATGATGTCATGCGACGCGGAAGTGTATACGAGAATTTCTCACTACCCGGCTCACCGAACAGCATCATTCACAAGAACTATAACAACAAGACAAGTTTAAAGAAATGCAAGAATCATTCAAACAATTCGACCGCTAACGATATAATCAAGCTATCTCGAGACACGCGATCTGTATCGACCGACGAATCACAAGTTAATTTGGACAGGGTATTAGCTGTGGCGcagaataaaacaaatgaatggcTGTCGTCTTGTAGTGATGTATGCGTTGATGATGTTAAATTAGGCACTAATACCAGGAGATCATCGGCGAGTAGCGGTGTTAGCAGCACCTTCTCGGGGAGTATAGTGCTAGGTAATGTGCAAGAGGAATATAAATACGAAGACAAGGAAGAAGACATTGTTCTTATTGAAAGGAGGTTACTCGTTACGTCTGTTGTGTgagtacatattaaaattttcaaaatatactcATTGATTTTTACTCATTGGTTTGCTTAAATAATGTCCACGGACGaccttatttattcatttaagttaaacatttaaatataattcttttttgttttaagataatTGTGGATcaaagatttattaatttgaatcattttatatttgaaatgctgatgaaaattatgtttattaaaatacttaatttttcttttttttttcttttattttagacttCCTGTTGAAGAAACAGCCGAAACACCAGACCAGACAACTCTATCGATTGCCTCGTCTCTCCCTTCCTCGATGGAGTATGATAACAACACACTCAGGGCGGAACTCGTCCGCTTAGGTTTCAATCCAGGCCCTATACAAGATAACACTAAGATGTTGTACTTAAAAAAACTTCAAGCTTTAAAAAAGAACCCTATTATTGTTCAACGTGAtaataaaagtaagtttttaaaaaaagttttcatgTTGTTTTTAATTCGACACATTCATTAATTGAGAAAGTGCCTCGttgtaaataagtttattaatttcattaaattttcagtTTGTCAGTTGTTAAATTAGAATGTGATAAACTATGAaagttttaacttaaataatattattatctaaatatgtattatattttataacatttaaattactgAACTTATTTTCTAACCGCGTCTACATGTTGCATCCATACGCCACATAGGTTATGATAGTAAAtgcttaaaatgttaatttactactttcttttttttaaatagttaagagTAATTTAGTCAAGGGCATGAGCACTGTGTGACAAACATCTAGGAAATTTATATCTGTGAAGCTAATAtggaagttttttatttaaaaataggtttaatataaaaaaataaaaactattctaATTAATGTATTAACTGTATACGACGTTAgataaaaatacttcaaataatAACCAAAGAGTATAAAGTCACTATTGATTGTTGTTTGATGATAATGATAGTGTCAGAATATTGACAGTATATTTTAtaggatattttttatgtatataattatatgtaatttgtatttattttactatgatACTGGAAAAATTCTCTAGAGTAATATCgacgaaaattatttataaaagtaatacttattaactattttcaattattctacataaaataagttttacctAAAATAGCTTCTCAGTGGAAATCAATTGATTTTTAGTCAAGCACTTGAAAGTCACTTtgaatctaatatttatttgtatataatatatcatttaaatcatcaaaatctaacttttattaaattttaagcgtATAGCGTAGAACTGGAAAAGTCACTCCGAAATGACGACTGGATACAAAATCTATCTCCGTACATTGAACTGGAAAACATAGCGAGGTCGGATTTCACAAAACTAGACAAGAAATGGCGGGAAGGCAACGCGAAAACATCGTTTACATACCTCCTCCTCGACCCGAGGGTGACGGCTAACTTGCCTGCCAAAGCTGGGAGACAGAACCCTTACTCGTCGTGGAGTACTTTTATAAACTCTATCTTTTATGTTGGAAaaggtaaatttttttatagaaaggcggacgagaatatgggccacctgatggtaagtggtcaccaaggcccttagacattggcattctaagaaatgtcaaccatcgctttcatagccaatgcgccaatcAATCTCCGTATCGTAAGTAGCGATGCTtggtattataaaaacatttgtatatttaagaactagtttccgcccgtggTCTCGTCCGCGTGTGAGTGATGCtgtgttaggtaccctatgtccttttttaTACCCTCGcctgtatataaaatttcataatgatcggtttagtagttaagatgtaaaagcgtaacaaacacacaaataaaaaacaaagtcactttcgcatattttaacataattgataatatagatattatattactcttaatatacataaactatgtatttttaaagaaatttaacgACAAAACCAACGGTCATTCCAAAATATTTGCAGTCTGTTGTTatgatgttttaaataaattgtacaaaaaatcGTACAATGGCCGGTGCGGAAACGAAACACGACCACGAAAAACATTTGAATGGTCTGAACAAATAGTCACGATCGGTTATTGAACCCGCAAGTTCCACCGCCGAATATAATTGAGCAAACAATGAGCCTTCAAAATactgataatgttttttttttttcaggtaaaCGCTCTAGACCGTATTCACACCTATATCAAGCTCTCATTCTTTGGaagaaaaatttcaaaaaatccGGTGATAAAAAAGTTCAACACATCCTCGACATATGGTCTGACCAAGTTGGTGTTATATGTCTGCACGTATTCCAAAACGTTATTCCCGCCGAAGCGTACACGTACGAAGCCGCCATGATTGACGTCATTGGCCttccaaatttgaaaaatttaaagacTGGCAACTATTATGGTGTCGCGTCATCGTGGCCGCACAGGGAACGTCGTATGCTAGgcttatatcttttatataaagcaATGCTAATATTTCTTTGCGAAGGAGAAAGGCAATTGAGACCTGACGATATATAgactgatatttaatttttattttcaattaatatttataaatattttagctaactaataatttaaagcCTGAATAGACCAAATACTATAAGCAGGGTTTGCATTTGTACATAAGCAGTGAAACGATCGAACTTCTACCAAATTTTCTTGGCACGTCTATAGTGTGCTTTAAAATTGATACTGTAAAATGTTGAATGATGTAAATTTCATTCCGCtctctttaatattaaataaatgtacatccATTTTCGATGTTAAAGTATtctcatatgtatatatatatcaagatTTCAGGGTTGTGCAACACGTGTGAAAATCTATTAGTAACATATAAGTTACAGGAtatttttgagtatttttataattattgtattatagttataaacCATTTTATAAGAGGTTGtaacattttaacaatattcGTACTTAAATGTGACATTAGCCACAGTAGGTATATATACTACACATCTCGGTATTATAAtagtgattataataaaattatgataaatactCGTGACGTTCGCTACAACTAAAATTCTAACGACTAACTGTTTACGATTCCCTCAAACGAGATATTGGCGTGTAATGTATTGAACGCATCTAATACACGCCACTATAAAAAATTAGATCCGTTAAGAGAGATTTCCAAAAAAATGTGGCCGTCACGAAACGATTGGCAGAGAtgtgaaacattgaaattattatagaaataatctatattaattaaagaaaaacaataataaaataaaaataagttccgttagaacaatatttaacttattactaTAAAGAGTAGTAAAGTATATTGTATATGCGCTACGCACATCCAAGGGAGTAGAGAACAGTGGCGGAGATCGtatgacgtcataagagagcgtcatgacgtttgccgTCAAGGCATACGAGTCATTCATACCTTCGAGCGCGTCAATAGACGTTTAAAGAAACCTTGCTTAAGTGTAACCTTTTATACCATTAACAATCTTGCCAAACCTATTTTTTTGTACCTTTTTACTCTAACAAATAGTAGCCAAAGATGACTATGACtgtattcataatattgtacttttaaatatttttcttataaattttgtaCCCTATTCTTAGGTATAATTTcaatcagtattttttttaatttaatgtattaccTTTATGAATTactaactaataattattttcgtatttcaTTGTTACcacatatgttttaaattaaattattccctATGTTATCGATTTAAGATCTCAAAATTATCTGTAATTTGTacacttttaaaatatctttctgTAAGTGAAAAAATAATGTCTCTCTTCTTTGAAATTTTAACGTACTAACAATATCGTTCCTAGTCAATTTGCATTAtgcataattataacaattctttatataatgtatgtttatttaaggACTaaggaaataaaacattattaagaaataatttatctttattattcctttttttaacgTCTCGAATTCTTTTCTAAGAAATCAAAGTTGGCTTTACTTACATcgaaaaaatacacaaataatatatcgATACATTATAATACAACAACGTGTTGCATACCAAGTCACTGgtacaatacaaaataatgaaaGCGTAATGAGCCGCGACTTCGCGtcgattgatataaaataattttcagtcTATCAACGCATTAGCGCTATACAAAAAACAGCGTGCTTTTGTAatcatatacatacaaaataaacactCGTATGGTTTAACATTTATCTGTTAgcaaaacttaacaaaaaagtATGCTGcagtttcttataaaaatagaagttcgaatattaattaatcatgcCCAAATAATGTTCGTCTTTCAAACCTAATAAACTTTAATCCagaaatttatattctattaccAATAATGCCCTTggatattttgtacattaatctTTCTAAATATACCTCgagttaaaatgtttaattgtacaatttctatatattgcaaatagtttaaattattatgaaaatataattttaagctcaACTGAAGTtttgatacaaaaaaatcaattaaattttttttttttattgattgagagaacattaaaaaataaatcttaaatacgATGTTTAAAATTCTTcatagaattttatttactaaatgaaAACACTTAGGCCCCACAATTAACACAAATCTCAGTTTTAATTTCTGAAACAGGTACACGCGTACATTGACTATCCTCGTTAAACAATAGACtcactacatataatatttgtcaTCTATGTGTTACAGAGGTCCACTACTTTTCTTGAAATGCGATCAATCGACGTGCCTCTTTCATTCGACTAAAATACACTCGGAttacttaaaatacattaacacttAATGTGCTGATACTAGAACAACGTTCGGTTCTA
This genomic stretch from Nymphalis io chromosome 17, ilAglIoxx1.1, whole genome shotgun sequence harbors:
- the LOC126774826 gene encoding uncharacterized protein LOC126774826 isoform X1, which codes for MGTTYRELFKLYDLIQSGDARSVERFLNENSVDLNLVLPCKGIGVLHLAVGIEPLNKSKECTEIILKHGGDPNLSNDDGITPVHIAAIWGKVDNLKLLLGCGGDPSRCDLDGISAFDYAVREQQWEVYDYLHNVVDQSDDSIGSQCAYTLDLERIRVTTDQMVAEYEPVDEHRLNSATVSRKSEMIRDWCDQNSLVINKLYPTILGETYLLENESEPWRNTAFKHILDNTNNNLDETSNTFKTCLSTRSVQISGVQPLEQTIDKTGVSCHCTNDVMRRGSVYENFSLPGSPNSIIHKNYNNKTSLKKCKNHSNNSTANDIIKLSRDTRSVSTDESQVNLDRVLAVAQNKTNEWLSSCSDVCVDDVKLGTNTRRSSASSGVSSTFSGSIVLGNVQEEYKYEDKEEDIVLIERRLLVTSVVLPVEETAETPDQTTLSIASSLPSSMEYDNNTLRAELVRLGFNPGPIQDNTKMLYLKKLQALKKNPIIVQRDNKTYSVELEKSLRNDDWIQNLSPYIELENIARSDFTKLDKKWREGNAKTSFTYLLLDPRVTANLPAKAGRQNPYSSWSTFINSIFYVGKGKRSRPYSHLYQALILWKKNFKKSGDKKVQHILDIWSDQVGVICLHVFQNVIPAEAYTYEAAMIDVIGLPNLKNLKTGNYYGVASSWPHRERRMLGLYLLYKAMLIFLCEGERQLRPDDI